One genomic window of Stigmatopora nigra isolate UIUO_SnigA chromosome 13, RoL_Snig_1.1, whole genome shotgun sequence includes the following:
- the LOC144205972 gene encoding cofilin-2 has protein sequence MASGVTVNDEVIKVFNDMKVRKSHRSPEEVKQRKKAVLFCLSDDRKKIIVEEGKQILVGDIGDSVDDPYACFVKLLPLNDCRYGLYDATYETKESKKEDLVFIFWAPEGAPLKSKMIYASSKDAIKKKFTGIKHEWQVNGLDDIQDRATLAEKLGGNVVVSLEGKPL, from the exons ATG GCGTCAGGCGTGACCGTAAACGACGAGGTCATCAAGGTGTTCAACGACATGAAGGTGCGCAAGTCGCACCGGTCACCCGAGGAGGTGAAACAGCGCAAGAAGGCGGTCCTCTTCTGCCTCAGCGACGACCGCAAGAAGATCATCGTGGAGGAGGGCAAGCAGATCCTGGTGGGAGACATCGGCGACTCGGTGGACGACCCCTACGCCTGCTTCGTCAAGCTCCTCCCCCTCAACGACTGCCGATACGGACTCTACGACGCCACCTACGAGACCAAGGAGTCCAAGAAGGAAGATCTGGTCTTCATCTTCTG ggctCCCGAGGGCGCTCCCCTTAAAAGCAAGATGATCTACGCCAGCTCCAAAGACGCCATCAAGAAAAAGTTTACAG GCATCAAGCACGAGTGGCAGGTGAACGGACTGGACGACATCCAGGACCGTGCCACGCTGGCCGAGAAGCTGGGCGGCAACGTGGTGGTCTCCCTGGAGGGGAAACCGCTGTGA
- the baz1a gene encoding bromodomain adjacent to zinc finger domain protein 1A, protein MPLLHRKAFVRQEPPDDLRPDEEVFLCRITHEIFRTYDEFFERTILCNSLVWSCVLTGRAGLTYLEAAESERRARQNLRDFPAALIRPLLHLAALCRRGRLSELCEDVHAFTKERFFPGETVDVSKCNGTRYLCEILEVHSSHSSAKGPSEKVNGQKSTDGDTIVISDSDEEAAAFQSPASKKRKKKPLSPSAFKYEVKSIKDVPGQPFIARANQISRRKNALSRERLKLLLKQHCEPIHGVIRLKESSVAKYRLAEHNFSQFFPDEPPQFPCSVKLEARGGQGAQSSTSHLMAAEEKLKLLQQKEEMAAKSRVKSKEGFQEAKEKSKEEQRRRFEEEKQKRREEKERKKQEKDLEREKLKEEKKKYAERLKLWNKPREDMECEDLKELPTPTPVRTRLPPELFGDAMMVLEFLRAFGEDFGLKDEFPEGVSLEVLEEALVGSDPDGPLCEMLFFFITAIFQALDEEQEEVNTDAPEEASEAPDEDAGERADCGEGAAPSSAAAAWSQLHLGCSLQEVDLDSCTLSEILRLHILASAGDCAHANPKFRRLAPTDDPCVELCSARPALVRRLACTAVYDLTPGEKLSIVQALAGKLLTLASSRDLIEDCLEDQRAARQELREIRAEQHRREREEAAYRVRLRKEERLKEQERRLKMKEGESKDGQIIQDEAKESATTDGAPKDPAGPLATLTVADLEEEQEKVRLLLGRIQKAASCTSLHPLGRDRLYRRYWLLPSASALLVEEDVFGLTEDMLRPRPKAVRDGADVDEDDDDVQEEPAEGCVGSSPAPPQSGAPPLDRPNQWFFYSSVEELDQLLDALNPRGHRESGLKEALLQERERLQEVLQACHWSKYTCTDDPESSRSVPERTATARVLMEVRLRDLLLDLEDRIHQGTLGTLKVAERRAWRSALEAGNYQLLMPAADSGDQSLPVRSLARALSQVEHGIERRFLKSPLVEEESKKESKMKKSKKKDEDQASDDGSDSASKLVLERWRESLLSSSSLSQVFVHLSILERSVQWSRSILNARCRLCRRKGDADSMLLCDLCDRGHHTHCLRPRLKSIPEGDWFCPDCRPKTKSRRLPSRQRSSTDEEDEDESEDEEESTQEEEDEDEEESEEEEEEEERVVASSSKKSQPAPPKGKSQQATPKNVATTNGKSANKSSGKKSNNPPPSSAKSEESPQNCGSGVKRTASRKVKPVLTPPPPSSGANRRSSGRNRGVHQLSALELLVVELVRHDDSWLFMKLVTRTQVPDYYDIISQPIALSTIREKVNNCQYLNTDDFISDVELMFSNCFLYNARHTNEAKAGLRLQQFFRTQLKKLGLSDGGGGMETPPTKRLRH, encoded by the exons ATGCCGCTTCTCCACAGGAAAGCTTTCGTCCGACAGGAGCCCCCGGACGACCTGCGTCCCGACGAGGAGGTCTTCCTCTGTCGTATTACGCACGAAATCTTCCGTACCTACGA TGAATTCTTCGAAAGGACCATCCTGTGCAACAGCCTGGTGTGGAGCTGCGTTTTGACGGGTCGAGCCGGCCTGACTTACCTGGAGGCGGCGGAGAGCGAGCGGCGAGCCAGGCAGAACCTCCGCGACTTTCCCGCCGCGCTGATCAGACCCCTCCTTCACCTGGCGGCGCTGTGTCGCCGCGGCCGCCTCAGCGAGCTGTGCGAGGACGTCCACGCCTTCACCAAGGAGCGCTTCTTCCCCGGAGAGACGGTAGATGTCAGCAAATGCAACGGGACCAG GTACCTTTGCGAAATCCTGGAAGTCCACTCGTCGCATTCCAGCGCCAAAGGCCCGTCGGAGAAGGTCAACGGACAAAAGTCCACGGACGGCGACACCATCGTCATCAGCGACAGTGACGAAGAAGCCGCCGCCTTCCAGAGTCCCGCCAG caaaaagaggaagaaaaagccACTGAGTCCGTCCGCGTTCAAGTACGAGGTGAAATCCATCAAAGACGTGCCCGGCCAGCCGTTTATCGCCAGGGCCAATCAGATCAG CCGTAGGAAAAACGCCCTGTCGCGCGAACGCCTCAAGCTGCTCCTCAAGCAACACTGCGAGCCGATCCATGGCGTCATTCGGCTTAAG GAATCGAGCGTGGCTAAATACCGGCTGGCCGAGCACAACTTTTCCCAATTTTTCCCCGATGAGCCTCCGCAATTCCCCTGCAGTGTCAAGTTGGAGGCGCGAGGAGGGCAGGGGGCACAG TCAAGCACATCTCACCTAATGGCGGCCGAGGAGAAACTGAAGCTCCTGCAGCAGAAAGAAGAAATGGCGGCCAAGTCGCGAGTGAAAAGCAAGGAAGGCTTTCAGGAGGCCAAAGAAAAGTCCAAAGAGGAGCAAAGGAGGCGTTTTGAGGAGGAGAAGCAAAAGAGGAGGGAGGAGAAGGAGCGCAAAAAGCAGGAGAAAGACTTG GAGCGCGAAAAACTGaaggaagagaaaaagaaatatgCAGAGAGGCTGAAACTGTGGAACAAGCCCAGAGAGGACATGGAGTGCGAAGACCTGAAGGAGCTGCCCACCCCCACTCCCGTCAGGACCCGGCTCCCGCCCGAGCTTTTCGGAGACGCCATGATGGTGCTGGAGTTCCTGCGGGCCTTCGGGGAGGACTTTGGACTCAAGGACGAGTTCCCGGAAGGAGTCTCCCTGG AGGTTCTGGAGGAGGCCCTGGTGGGATCGGATCCGGATGGGCCTCTGTGCGAGATGCTCTTTTTCTTCATCACCGCCATCTTTCAGGCGTTGGACGAAGAGCAAGAGGAAGTCAACACGGACGCTCCGGAAG AAGCGTCGGAAGCCCCGGACGAGGACGCCGGCGAGCGCGCCGACTGCGGCGAGGGCGCCGCGCCGTCGTCGGCCGCCGCCGCCTGGTCTCAGCTCCACCTGGGCTGCAGTCTCCAGGAAGTGGACCTGGACAGCTGCACGCTGTCGGAAATCCTGCGCCTGCACATCCTGGCCTCCGCCGGCGACTGCGCCCACGCCAACCCCAAATTCCGCCGCCTGGCGCCCACCGACGACCCCTGCGTGGAGCTCTGCTCGGCCCGACCGGCCCTCGTCAGGAGGCTGGCGTGCACCGCCGTCTACGATTTGACGCCGG GTGAGAAGCTGAGCATCGTCCAGGCCTTGGCGGGCAAACTCCTGACCTTGGCGTCCAGCCGAGACCTGATCGAGGACTGCTTGGAGGACCAGCGGGCCGCCCGCCAGGAACTCCGGGAGATCCGGGCCGAGCAACACAGGAGGGAACGCGAGGAGGCGGCGTACAG GGTCCGTCTTCGCAAAGAAGAACGTCTGAAGGAGCAGGAGCGTCGACTCAAAATGAAAGAGGGGGAATCCAAGGATGGCCAGATCATCCAAG ACGAAGCCAAAGAATCTGCAACGACCGACGGCGCCCCCAAAGACCCCGCGGGGCCCCTGGCCACTCTGACCGTGGCGGACTTGGAAGAAGAGCAGGAGAAG GTGCGCCTCCTCCTGGGGCGCATCCAGAAGGCGGCGTCGTGCACCAGCCTTCACCCTCTGGGCCGGGACCGCCTCTACCGCCGCTACTGGCTCCTCCCCTCGGCCTCGGCGCTCTTGGTGGAAGAGGACGTCTTTGGCCTGACGGAGGACATGCTTAGGCCCCGCCCCAAAGCCGTCCGGGACGGCGCCGACGTCGACGAAGATGACGACGATGTCCAGGAGGAGCCGGCGGAAGGATG CGTGGGCTCGAGTCCGGCTCCGCCCCAATCCGGTGCCCCGCCCCTGGATCGTCCCAACCAGTGGTTCTTCTACAGCTCGGTGGAGGAATTGGACCAGCTCCTGGACGCGCTGAACCCGCGAGGACACCGTGAAAGCGGCCTGAAGGAGGCGCTGTTGCAGGAGCGTGAACGTCTGCAGGAGGTTTTGCAGGCCTGTCATTGGAGCAAGTACACCTGCACAG ACGATCCAGAATCTTCCCGTTCGGTCCCAGAACGCACGGCGACGGCCCGTGTCCTCATGGAGGTCCGACTGCGAGACCTCCTGCTGGACCTGGAGGACCGCATCCACCAGGGAACTCTGGGAACGCTCAAG GTGGCAGAGAGACGGGCGTGGCGTTCCGCCCTGGAGGCGGGCAACTACCAGCTCCTGATGCCAGCTGCAGACTCGGGAGACCAATCGCTGCCCGTCAGGAGTCTGGCCCGGGCGCTGAGCCAGGTCGAGCACGGAATCGAAAGACGCTTCCTCAAATCTCCACTAG tggaggaggagtcTAAAAAAGAGAGCAAGATGAAAAAGAGCAAGAAGAAGGATGAAGACCAGGCCAGTGACG acgGCAGTGACAGCGCGTCCAAGCTCGTGTTGGAACGCTGGCGAGAATCTCTTCTTTCGTCTTCCAGCCTGTCTCAG GTTTTCGTCCACCTGTCCATCCTGGAGAGAAGCGTCCAATGGTCTCGCTCCATCCTGAACGCCCGTTGCCGCCTGTGCCGGCGAAAAGGCGACGCCGACAGCATGCTGCTGTGTGACCTCTGCGACCGCGGACACCACACCCACTGCCTCAGGCCACGCCTTAAG AGCATCCCGGAAGGCGACTGGTTCTGTCCGGACTGTCGGCCCAAGACCAAGTCCAGGCGCCTCCCGTCCCGCCAACGTTCGTCCACGGAcgaggaagacgaggacgaGAGCGAGGACGAAGAGGAAAGCACCCAGGAAGAAGAGgacgaggatgaagaagagtcggaggaggaggaggaggaggaagaacgAGTGGTCGCCAG cTCTTCCAAGAAGAGCCAGCCGGCGCCCCCTAAAGGCAAGAGTCAGCAGGCCACGCCCAAGAACGTCGCCACGACCAATGGGAAAAGCGCAAACAA GTCGTCGGGCAAGAAGAGCAACAATCCGCCGCCGTCGTCCGCCAAGAGCGAGGAGAGCCCCCAGAACTGCGGCAGCGGCGTCAAGAGGACGGCGTCCCGAAAGGTCAAGCCAGTCCTCACTCCACCTCCCCCGTCCTCGGGCGCCAACCGCCGCTCGTCCGGGAGGAACCGAGGCGTCCACCAGCTGTCGGCGTTGGAGCTCCTGGTGGTGGAGCTGGTCCGCCACGACGACAGTTGGCTCTTCATGAAGCTGGTGACGCGAACGCAG GTGCCCGATTACTATGACATCATCAGCCAACCCATCGCTCTCAGCACCATCAGGGAGAAGGTCAACAACTGCCAGTACCTCAACACAG ACGATTTCATCTCAGACGTGGAGTTGATGTTCTCCAACTGCTTCCTGTACAACGCTCGCCACACCAACGAAGCCAAGGCCGGTTTGCGCCTGCAGCAGTTCTTCCGCACCCAGCTCAAAAAATTGGGCCTAtcagatggcggcggcggcatggAGACCCCGCCCACCAAGCGACTTCGTcactga
- the LOC144206204 gene encoding amino acid transporter heavy chain SLC3A2-like, which produces MDNRDDQNPKPDQVNMENHDAPPEQAVARGDEAATADADATEADVSEVVLDENQEKKEKEEEEEEKQPMADGGDRPASPLSEKNGYVKVKLEYDEDEKFTGLNKEELMRVAGTPGWVRTRWALLIFFWLGWFGMLGGAALLIVRAPRCRELPVSYWWNQGALYRVPSVQAFTQSGDIAGVRQKLDALNRMKFKGLVVGPVHVAPPDDAAALNFQAIDPEVGSLEQFKDLLLVAHRKGMSVVLDLTPNYLGSSASWYSNASVTAVAEKLKYALVFWFIEGVDGVQFADTEQVVAAAPSVWDDIRTIVGNGTNERPTKRLLMVVSERESAAGVSGALASTGADLLTSDVLLDGDAERRVRSILDLYAAQGPLRLAWNVGGRARGHLASLVGADWVALYQVLLFTLPGTPVLEYGDEIGLTDDDTKFPKMIWDSPEEEGEELNGTLKDAWERRAASRELVGRLSELRAKERSLLFGDMDLVANSSTSLAFVRSWDRNARFLAAFNWGAEEDGPLGPPEALPPLAEVLVATGGVPEVGAYVNPAKLRLGAGQAMLLKFPHAG; this is translated from the exons ATGGACAACCGGGACGATCAGAATCCCAAACCGGACCAGGTCAACATGGAGAATCACGATGCTCCACCCGAGCAGGCCGTAGCTCGTGGCGACGAGGCGGCGACGGCGGATGCTGATGCGACGGAGGCCGATGTCAGCGAGGTGGTCCTGGATGAGAATcaggagaagaaggagaaggaagaggaggaggaggagaagcagccCATGGCCGATGGAGGCGACCGACCCGCATCCCCCTTGTCGGAGAAGAACGGCTACGTAAAGGTCAAGCTGGAATACGACGAGGATGAGAAGTTCACGGGGCTCAACAAGGAGGAGCTGATGCGAGTGGCAGGCACACCCGG GTGGGTGCGCACTCGCTGGGCTTTGCTGATTTTCTTCTGGTTGGGTTGGTTCGGCATGCTGGGGGGTGCCGCACTCCTCATCGTGCGGGCACCCCGCTGCCGAGAACTGCCCGTCAGTTACTGGTGGAACCAGGGGGCGCTCTACCGCGTCCCCAGCGTGCAGGCTTTCACCCAGTCTGGAGACATTGCGG GTGTGCGGCAAAAGCTGGACGCCTTGAACCGGATGAAGTTTAAGGGTTTGGTCGTGGGGCCGGTGCACGTGGCCCCGCCCGACGACGCGGCGGCGCTCAATTTTCAGGCCATCGATCCCGAGGTGGGAAGTCTGGAGCAGTTCAAGGACCTCCTCCTGGTGGCGCACAGGAAAG GTATGTCTGTGGTTTTGGACCTGACTCCGAACTACCTTGGCTCCAGCGCTTCCTGGTACTCCAACGCCAGCGTGACGGCGGTGGCCGAGAAACTGAAG TACGCGTTAGTCTTCTGGTTCATCGAGGGAGTGGACGGCGTCCAGTTTGCCGACACCGAGCAGGTGGTGGCCGCCGCGCCGTCCGTCTGGGACGACATCCGGACCATCGTGGGGAACGGGACCAACGAGCGCCCCACCAAGAG ACTCCTGATGGTCGTGAGCGAGCGCGAGTCGGCGGCGGGCGTCTCCGGCGCCCTGGCCTCCACCGGCGCCGACCTCCTGACGTCCGACGTCCTCCTGGACGGCGACGCGGAGAGGCGGGTCCGATCCATCCTGGACTTGTACGCCGCCCAGGGGCCGCTGCGGCTGGCCTGGAACGTGGGGGGGCGGGCCCGAGGTCACCTGGCCTCGCTGGTGGGAGCCGATTGGGTGGCGCTTTACCAGGTGTTGCTCTTCACGCTGCCCGGGACGCCCGTGCTGGAGTACGGCGACGAGATCGGGCTGACGGACGAT GACACCAAGTTTCCTAAAATGATATGGGACTCTCctgaggaggagggggaggagcttaACGGCACCTTGAAG GACGCCTGGGAGCGCCGCGCTGCTTCTCGTGAGCTGGTGGGGCGCTTGAGCGAACTCCGCGCCAAAGAGCGCTCGCTCCTCTTCGGCGACATGGACCTGGTGGCCAACTCGTCCACGTCGCTGGCCTTCGTGCGCTCGTGGGACCGCAACGCACGCTTCCTGGCCGCTTTCAATTGGGGGGCGGAGGAAGACGGGCCCCTGGGGCCCCCCGAGGCGCTGCCGCCGCTGGCCGAGGTGCTGGTGGCCACCGGGGGCGTCCCGGAGGTGGGCGCCTACGTCAATCCCGCCAAATTGCGTTTGGGGGCCGGCCAGGCGATGCTGCTCAAGTTCCCCCACGCCGGGTAG
- the LOC144205971 gene encoding cofilin-2-like, whose amino-acid sequence MPRSGRGTPLKASPDTSWIRQDLPKAAHFSSRRKTFGDKMSSGVTVDDEVMRLFMDMKKHRKQKVAFFRLSDDKKKIVVDQGKQVMWDDADPFSSFTKLLPQEDCRYALYDVSYDTDNAKNKEQLIFISWAPDTASIGKKMLHSTSQKSIQKAFGLTTEWQLNDLSDAGLDGLADKLSRDTVVRIEGRSVASK is encoded by the exons ATGCCCCGAAGCGGTCGGGGCACGCCTTTAAAGGCGTCACCAGATACTTCCTGGATTCGTCAAGACCTTCCCAAAGCCGCTCACTTTTCGTCTCGTCGCAAGACCTTCGGAGACAAAATG TCGTCGGGCGTGACGGTGGACGACGAGGTGATGCGGCTGTTCATGGACATGAAGAAGCACCGTAAGCAGAAGGTGGCCTTTTTCCGTCTGAGCGACGACAAGAAGAAGATCGTGGTGGACCAGGGCAAGCAGGTGATGTGGGACGACGCCGACCCCTTCTCCTCCTTCACCAAGCTGCTGCCCCAAGAAGACTGCCGATACGCCCTCTACGACGTCTCCTACGACACGGACAACGCCAAAAATAAAGAACAGCTCATTTTCATCAGTTG GGCCCCGGATACGGCTTCCATCGGGAAGAAGATGCTCCACAGCACGTCGCAAAAATCTATTCAGAAAGCGTTCGGCT TGACGACGGAGTGGCAACTGAACGATTTATCCGACGCCGGACTGGACGGGCTGGCCGACAAGCTGAGCAGGGACACCGTGGTCAGGATCGAGGGGAGGTCCGTGGCCAGCAAATGA